One segment of Nitrospira sp. DNA contains the following:
- the thpR gene encoding RNA 2',3'-cyclic phosphodiesterase, which produces MSRAFIAIELPDELCRALAIVQAHARGQLASAINPTVKVQWVRPESMHLTLKFLGDIKEVQVPMIGEALERVAREQASFEVDASGAGVFPDARAPRVVWVGLKGAVDRLAQLAAAIESALTPLGFPSNSTPFAPHLTVARVKEGQRDLGRALAASKFLEQVARVGPLLVRSIALMRSELNPAGSVYTRLREATLKEA; this is translated from the coding sequence ATGAGTCGGGCGTTTATCGCGATTGAATTACCAGATGAGTTGTGTCGTGCGCTCGCGATCGTTCAAGCGCATGCCAGGGGGCAGCTGGCCTCTGCGATCAATCCCACCGTGAAAGTGCAATGGGTCAGGCCGGAGTCTATGCACCTGACGCTGAAATTTCTCGGCGATATTAAGGAGGTGCAGGTGCCCATGATCGGAGAAGCGCTTGAACGTGTTGCGCGCGAGCAGGCATCGTTCGAGGTGGACGCCAGCGGCGCCGGCGTGTTTCCGGATGCCCGCGCACCGCGTGTGGTCTGGGTCGGACTCAAGGGGGCCGTGGATCGACTGGCACAACTGGCTGCGGCCATCGAGTCCGCGCTAACGCCGCTGGGATTTCCATCCAACAGCACACCCTTTGCGCCACATCTGACCGTAGCTCGCGTGAAGGAAGGGCAGCGGGATCTTGGCCGGGCCCTGGCCGCCAGTAAGTTTCTCGAGCAGGTGGCACGAGTGGGACCCTTGCTGGTCCGCTCCATTGCACTTATGCGAAGCGAGTTGAATCCTGCCGGCTCAGTCTATACGCGCCTGCGCGAGGCCACGCTGAAAGAGGCGTAG
- the ruvX gene encoding Holliday junction resolvase RuvX, with translation MSGKRILALDPGTKRIGVALSDELGWTAQPLETYERKTLPADLAHIKDLITRHEVKAVVVGLPVRLDGQIGLAAQQVQEFIKRLQEVIDLPIIAWDERLTTRSAEELLIAADVSRKKRKGVVDRVAAALLLKSYLEHLSAPTPGEDLPPDADR, from the coding sequence ATGTCCGGTAAGAGAATCCTGGCCCTCGATCCTGGGACCAAGCGCATCGGCGTCGCCTTGAGCGATGAGTTGGGCTGGACGGCCCAGCCCCTCGAAACCTACGAGCGAAAGACTCTGCCGGCCGATCTGGCGCACATTAAGGACTTAATCACGCGGCATGAGGTCAAGGCGGTGGTAGTGGGATTACCGGTACGGCTTGACGGCCAGATTGGACTGGCTGCGCAGCAAGTCCAAGAGTTCATCAAACGCTTGCAGGAAGTAATCGATCTACCTATTATTGCTTGGGACGAGAGGCTCACCACACGATCGGCGGAAGAGCTGCTCATTGCTGCCGATGTCAGCCGGAAGAAACGAAAAGGTGTCGTGGATCGCGTGGCTGCGGCGCTGCTCTTAAAAAGTTACCTCGAACATCTGTCCGCGCCGACACCCGGCGAGGACCTTCCTCCCGACGCCGACCGATGA
- the alaS gene encoding alanine--tRNA ligase has translation MSKNAASLRQGFITYFEGHGHQPVPSSPLIPQADPTILFTNAGMNQFKRVFLGEESRPYKRAVTAQKCVRAGGKHNDLENVGYTRRHHTFFEMLGNFSFGDYFKSEAIFYGWDYLTNTVGLPKDRMWVTVFREDAEAFKWWEKIGVPTARIVRCGEKDNFWQMADTGPCGPCSEIHYDQGPSVPGDDVPNGAGDRVIEIWNLVFMQYNRDANGKLQPLPKPSIDTGMGLERLAAVAQGVYSNYDSDLFKPLLAAISQRTHHHYGKDAMHDRSMRVVADHLRAITFMIADGILPSNEGRGYVLRRILRRAARHGRLLGVSEAFLGELTGAVVEQMKMAYPELSKATATVTEVTSGEEERFIATLDQGLPILNEMVAKARGSSQKVLSGDRVFKLYDTYGFPMDLIAEACREQEITLDEAGFQRALEDQRERARKSAAFEVAAAKPGVTELGKTVKAAQFVGYDHMESDAVVQAILKGDKVVREAAQGDEIELVLDVTPFYAEGGGQAGDQGLLTGSEGRIDVKDTTRPAPAVVVHKGVVLVGRIAVGQTVHAAVNATTRMDAARNHTATHLVHAALRELLGPHVKQYGSLVTPSRLRFDFAHFRPLTARDIDDIETMVNEQIRRNQTVRTDVMGIQDAVQAGALAFFGDKYGNDVRVVTVDTFSKELCGGTHCAHTGEIGLFRLVSETGVAAGVRRIECVTGSGALMQVRQLEREMRELSELLKASPSDLAAKTKKLLQQLKDTERELEQVKLKMASGAKDEADVREVKGVTVHVQRVDGMDGGELRALSDQIRDKLKSGVIALGGVKDDKVALLVVVTKDLTAMLKAGELIKDMAAAVGGTGGGRPEMAQAGGKHPEGLPVALGKVFELVARTAGA, from the coding sequence ATGAGTAAGAACGCCGCCTCGCTGCGCCAGGGCTTTATCACGTATTTCGAGGGCCACGGACATCAGCCCGTGCCCAGTTCGCCGCTGATCCCGCAGGCGGACCCCACCATCCTGTTCACCAACGCGGGGATGAACCAGTTTAAGCGCGTCTTCCTCGGCGAAGAGAGTCGGCCCTACAAGCGGGCGGTCACGGCGCAAAAGTGTGTCCGCGCCGGCGGCAAGCACAACGATCTTGAAAATGTCGGCTACACGCGGCGGCATCATACCTTCTTTGAAATGCTTGGCAATTTTTCCTTCGGTGACTATTTCAAATCCGAGGCGATCTTTTATGGCTGGGACTATCTGACGAACACGGTCGGGTTGCCAAAAGATCGCATGTGGGTCACGGTCTTTCGCGAGGATGCCGAGGCCTTCAAGTGGTGGGAGAAAATCGGCGTGCCGACGGCGCGGATCGTCCGCTGTGGCGAGAAGGACAACTTCTGGCAGATGGCCGACACCGGTCCCTGCGGGCCCTGCTCAGAAATCCATTACGACCAGGGGCCCTCCGTCCCGGGCGACGACGTGCCGAACGGTGCGGGCGACCGCGTCATCGAAATCTGGAACCTGGTCTTCATGCAGTACAACCGAGACGCGAACGGAAAACTCCAGCCGCTGCCCAAGCCGAGCATTGATACGGGCATGGGATTGGAGCGGTTAGCGGCGGTGGCGCAGGGCGTCTACAGCAACTACGACAGTGATCTCTTCAAGCCGCTGCTTGCGGCGATCAGCCAGCGGACCCATCATCACTATGGTAAGGACGCCATGCACGATCGGTCCATGCGCGTGGTGGCTGATCATCTGCGCGCGATCACCTTCATGATCGCTGACGGAATTCTGCCGTCCAACGAGGGGCGTGGCTACGTGCTGCGCCGCATTCTGCGCCGCGCGGCGCGGCATGGCCGTCTCCTCGGCGTCTCCGAAGCCTTTTTGGGCGAGTTGACCGGTGCAGTCGTTGAGCAGATGAAGATGGCCTATCCCGAGCTGTCGAAGGCAACGGCAACGGTGACTGAGGTTACGAGCGGTGAAGAAGAACGGTTCATTGCCACGCTTGATCAGGGGCTGCCAATTCTGAACGAGATGGTGGCGAAGGCCAGGGGCTCATCGCAGAAAGTGCTGTCCGGGGATCGGGTGTTCAAGCTCTACGACACCTACGGCTTTCCGATGGACTTGATTGCTGAAGCCTGCCGCGAACAGGAAATCACACTCGATGAGGCCGGCTTCCAACGCGCGCTGGAGGATCAGCGGGAACGAGCGCGCAAATCGGCAGCTTTCGAAGTGGCAGCTGCGAAACCCGGTGTGACCGAACTCGGCAAGACAGTGAAAGCTGCGCAGTTCGTGGGCTACGACCACATGGAATCTGATGCGGTCGTTCAGGCGATATTGAAAGGCGATAAGGTTGTACGCGAGGCGGCACAGGGCGACGAGATCGAGCTGGTGCTGGACGTGACGCCGTTTTACGCTGAAGGCGGCGGGCAGGCGGGCGATCAAGGCCTACTCACCGGTTCAGAAGGCAGGATAGACGTCAAGGATACGACACGGCCGGCGCCGGCGGTGGTCGTGCACAAGGGCGTCGTGCTAGTCGGGCGGATCGCTGTGGGGCAAACGGTGCATGCCGCGGTGAACGCCACGACGCGAATGGATGCGGCGCGGAACCACACGGCCACGCATCTTGTCCATGCGGCGCTGCGCGAACTGCTCGGCCCGCACGTGAAGCAATACGGCTCGCTCGTGACGCCCAGCCGTCTTCGATTCGACTTTGCGCATTTCCGGCCGCTAACCGCCCGCGACATTGACGACATCGAAACCATGGTCAACGAGCAAATTCGCCGCAATCAAACGGTGCGCACCGATGTGATGGGGATTCAGGACGCGGTGCAAGCGGGCGCGCTGGCTTTTTTCGGTGACAAATATGGCAACGACGTACGTGTGGTCACGGTGGATACATTTAGCAAGGAACTCTGCGGCGGGACGCACTGCGCGCATACGGGCGAGATCGGCCTGTTCCGCCTCGTCTCGGAGACGGGCGTGGCGGCCGGTGTGCGACGTATTGAGTGCGTGACGGGCAGCGGGGCACTGATGCAGGTGCGGCAACTGGAGCGTGAGATGCGCGAGCTGTCCGAGTTGCTCAAGGCATCGCCGTCCGATCTCGCCGCAAAGACGAAAAAGCTGCTCCAGCAGTTGAAGGATACGGAGCGCGAGCTGGAGCAGGTAAAGCTCAAGATGGCTAGTGGCGCCAAGGACGAAGCCGACGTGCGCGAGGTGAAGGGCGTCACGGTCCATGTGCAGCGCGTGGATGGGATGGATGGCGGTGAGTTGCGAGCGCTCTCCGATCAGATTCGAGACAAATTGAAGAGCGGTGTGATTGCGCTGGGTGGTGTAAAAGATGACAAAGTGGCGCTCCTCGTGGTCGTGACGAAGGACCTGACGGCCATGCTGAAGGCCGGTGAATTGATCAAGGACATGGCGGCAGCGGTCGGTGGGACAGGCGGCGGCCGCCCTGAAATGGCGCAAGCGGGCGGCAAGCATCCGGAGGGGCTGCCCGTCGCGTTGGGCAAAGTCTTTGAGCTGGTGGCCCGAACTGCCGGCGCCTGA
- the recA gene encoding recombinase RecA — translation MPEKDEKKKALDLALSQIEKQYGKGAIMRLGTSEASANVPAISTGSLGLDLALGIGGLPRGRVVEIFGPEASGKTTLTLHATAEVQKAGGTAAFVDAEHALDLVYAKKLGVNSDDLLVSQPDTGEQALEITETLVRSGAIDLVVVDSVAALVPRAEIEGEMGDAHMGLQARLMSQALRKLTAAIAKSNTTVIFINQIRMKLGVMFGNPETTTGGNALKFYSSVRLDIRRIESIKDGNDVVGNRVRVKIVKNKMAPPFKQAEFDILFAKGISKVGELVDLGVDRKVLDKSGAWYSYKGERIGQGREAVRDLFDTNQALATEVEAKLRELAGVPGQVAAKRAEEKAPEPREGKKAHAGRGS, via the coding sequence ATGCCTGAAAAAGACGAGAAGAAAAAGGCGCTGGATCTGGCGCTCTCGCAGATCGAAAAACAGTATGGCAAAGGCGCGATCATGCGGCTGGGCACGTCCGAGGCGTCGGCCAACGTGCCGGCGATTTCAACCGGGTCGCTTGGTTTGGATCTGGCGCTGGGTATCGGTGGTCTGCCACGCGGCCGCGTGGTGGAGATTTTCGGTCCGGAAGCCTCTGGCAAGACGACGCTGACACTGCACGCGACGGCGGAAGTGCAGAAAGCCGGCGGGACGGCGGCCTTCGTGGATGCGGAACATGCGCTCGACCTCGTCTATGCCAAGAAGCTGGGCGTCAATTCAGACGATCTGCTGGTTTCGCAGCCGGACACGGGCGAGCAGGCGCTGGAGATCACCGAAACACTCGTGCGCAGCGGCGCAATCGATCTGGTCGTGGTGGACTCGGTCGCCGCACTGGTGCCGCGGGCTGAAATTGAAGGCGAGATGGGCGACGCCCACATGGGGCTTCAGGCACGGCTCATGTCGCAGGCGCTTCGTAAGCTGACGGCCGCGATCGCCAAGTCGAACACAACGGTCATCTTTATTAACCAGATTCGCATGAAACTCGGCGTCATGTTTGGCAATCCGGAAACGACGACCGGCGGTAACGCGTTGAAGTTCTATTCGTCCGTTCGGCTGGATATCCGCCGCATCGAGTCCATTAAGGACGGCAATGACGTGGTCGGTAACCGCGTCCGCGTCAAAATCGTGAAGAACAAGATGGCGCCGCCGTTCAAGCAAGCTGAATTTGACATTCTGTTTGCCAAGGGCATTTCGAAGGTCGGCGAGCTGGTGGATCTGGGCGTGGACCGCAAGGTGCTGGACAAGTCTGGCGCCTGGTACTCCTATAAGGGAGAGCGGATTGGGCAGGGACGTGAGGCGGTGCGCGATCTCTTCGACACGAATCAGGCGCTAGCGACGGAAGTAGAAGCGAAGCTGCGCGAATTGGCCGGCGTGCCGGGGCAGGTCGCCGCCAAGCGCGCTGAGGAAAAGGCGCCCGAGCCGCGCGAGGGCAAGAAAGCACACGCAGGGCGAGGATCTTGA
- the modB gene encoding molybdate ABC transporter permease subunit, translated as MNWIAIGVTFKLATLTACALVVLGLPIAYWVSFSRWRWKFLVESVVALPLVLPPTVLGFYILVAIGPDSPFGRLYANLAGHPLPFTFEGLLIASILYSLPFAVQPFAAAFDQVDRRLIEASWTLGASRLRTFVELILPMSAAGVVTGVVLSFAHTLGEFGVVLMVGGNIEGVTRTVSIDIYDEVQALNYAGAAQTAVFLLVVSYGILLSVYAMNRKVGAVWPQK; from the coding sequence ATGAACTGGATTGCTATTGGAGTGACATTCAAGCTGGCAACGCTGACGGCCTGCGCCCTCGTTGTGTTGGGCCTTCCGATCGCCTATTGGGTCAGCTTCTCGCGCTGGCGATGGAAATTTCTGGTCGAGTCAGTAGTGGCGCTTCCGTTGGTGCTACCGCCAACGGTGCTGGGGTTTTACATTCTCGTTGCCATTGGGCCCGACAGCCCGTTCGGGCGCCTGTATGCGAATCTGGCCGGCCATCCGCTGCCGTTCACCTTCGAGGGGCTGCTGATCGCGTCCATTCTCTATAGCTTGCCGTTTGCCGTGCAGCCCTTCGCGGCCGCTTTCGATCAGGTGGATCGCCGTCTGATCGAGGCCTCCTGGACACTGGGCGCATCGCGGCTGCGGACCTTCGTCGAGCTCATTCTTCCGATGTCAGCGGCCGGAGTGGTCACGGGCGTCGTGCTGAGTTTCGCGCATACGCTGGGGGAGTTCGGCGTCGTGCTCATGGTCGGCGGCAACATCGAGGGTGTGACGCGGACGGTCTCCATCGACATTTATGACGAAGTCCAGGCCTTGAATTATGCCGGCGCAGCACAGACCGCGGTGTTTCTGCTGGTCGTGTCCTATGGCATTCTCCTGTCCGTGTACGCCATGAACCGGAAAGTGGGAGCGGTATGGCCGCAGAAATGA
- a CDS encoding chlorite dismutase family protein encodes MGGEQTPQKRQYVNFLFYKVDPAWRRLPEDERTRGKQEFIRVVEEYSGKVMVIPYTTVGIRGDCDIMLWRISYELELFQEMASRLLATGLGKYLTAPYSYLSMTKRSIYVDHHTHEGQESKRLTIIPGKSKYIFVYPFLKTREWFLLTKAARQGMMDEHIEIGHRFPSVKLNTTYSFGLDDQEWVVAFESDKPEDFLDLVLALRETEGSRYTLRDTPIFTCIHKSVKEVLDTLGG; translated from the coding sequence ATGGGCGGCGAACAAACCCCACAAAAACGGCAATACGTCAACTTCCTCTTCTATAAAGTGGACCCGGCCTGGCGGCGGCTTCCTGAAGACGAACGCACCCGCGGCAAGCAGGAATTCATTCGCGTGGTGGAAGAATACAGCGGGAAGGTCATGGTCATCCCCTACACCACGGTTGGAATCCGCGGGGATTGCGATATCATGCTGTGGCGCATCAGCTACGAGCTGGAGTTGTTCCAGGAAATGGCCAGCCGCCTGCTGGCCACCGGCCTCGGCAAGTATCTGACCGCACCCTATTCCTATCTCTCGATGACCAAGCGGTCCATCTATGTGGACCATCACACGCATGAGGGACAGGAAAGCAAGCGGCTCACAATCATCCCGGGCAAGAGCAAATACATTTTCGTCTATCCGTTCCTGAAGACGCGCGAATGGTTCCTCCTTACCAAAGCAGCCCGACAGGGCATGATGGACGAGCATATCGAGATCGGCCACCGCTTCCCATCCGTTAAGCTAAATACGACGTACTCGTTCGGCCTCGACGATCAGGAATGGGTCGTGGCGTTCGAAAGCGACAAGCCGGAGGATTTTCTGGATCTCGTCCTGGCGCTGCGGGAGACGGAAGGTAGCCGGTACACCCTCCGCGACACGCCGATCTTCACCTGCATTCACAAGAGCGTCAAGGAAGTTCTCGACACGCTGGGCGGGTAA
- a CDS encoding ABC transporter ATP-binding protein, translated as MAAEMTVDIRKCFPGRLTLDVQLVLPVAPPSVLILFGPSGSGKTTILRCLAGLERPDHGHIHFNGETWFDGRAGVHTTPQARCLGCMFQDYALFPGKTVAENVAYGLADLPAGERAKRVKETLELLKVQSMEALKPAQLSGGQQQRVALARAIARRPHLLLLDEPLSALDAPTRARVQGELRHLLKQLAIPSVVVTHDWGEALALGDRMVVIGDGQMLQAGTPQEIFNRPKDAEVVRIVGIETALEGRVRESRDGLATVDVAGVTLHALAEVSVGPDVFVCIRAEDVVLACDGGGTTSARNQLRGRVTEIASMGALVRVSVDCGFPLSAVVTRAAVDDLGLAQGLSVTASMKAGAVHLVPRRDAPAPTTA; from the coding sequence ATGGCCGCAGAAATGACGGTGGACATTCGGAAGTGCTTCCCCGGGCGCTTGACGCTCGACGTGCAGCTTGTGCTCCCCGTGGCACCGCCGTCGGTGCTCATTCTCTTCGGCCCGTCGGGATCCGGCAAGACGACCATCTTACGCTGCCTGGCCGGGCTGGAGCGGCCGGACCACGGGCACATTCACTTCAACGGGGAGACGTGGTTTGACGGGCGGGCCGGAGTGCACACGACGCCGCAGGCGCGGTGCTTGGGGTGCATGTTTCAGGACTACGCGCTGTTTCCAGGCAAAACTGTTGCGGAGAATGTGGCCTATGGGCTGGCGGATTTGCCAGCGGGCGAACGAGCCAAGCGGGTAAAGGAGACGCTAGAGCTGTTGAAGGTGCAGAGTATGGAAGCCTTGAAGCCAGCGCAGTTGTCGGGCGGTCAGCAGCAGCGAGTCGCGCTGGCGCGGGCCATCGCGCGTCGTCCGCACCTGCTCTTATTGGATGAGCCCCTCTCAGCGCTGGATGCGCCAACACGCGCGCGGGTGCAGGGCGAACTGCGGCATCTCTTAAAACAACTGGCCATCCCGTCGGTCGTCGTCACGCACGATTGGGGCGAAGCGCTGGCCTTGGGCGATCGGATGGTCGTGATCGGTGACGGGCAGATGCTCCAGGCCGGCACGCCGCAAGAGATCTTCAATCGGCCTAAGGACGCAGAGGTGGTGCGCATCGTCGGAATCGAAACTGCGCTGGAGGGGCGCGTACGTGAGTCGCGGGATGGACTTGCCACAGTGGATGTGGCCGGTGTCACGCTGCATGCACTGGCGGAAGTCAGTGTCGGTCCCGACGTGTTCGTGTGTATTCGCGCGGAGGACGTGGTGCTGGCTTGTGACGGCGGCGGGACCACCAGTGCGCGAAATCAACTGCGGGGGCGCGTGACGGAGATTGCGTCCATGGGGGCGCTGGTCCGGGTCAGTGTGGACTGCGGATTTCCGTTGTCGGCGGTCGTGACCCGAGCAGCCGTGGATGATTTGGGTTTAGCGCAGGGACTGTCAGTGACGGCTTCGATGAAAGCGGGTGCCGTGCATCTGGTACCACGGCGCGATGCGCCCGCGCCAACTACCGCATGA
- a CDS encoding competence/damage-inducible protein A, producing the protein MALRKAEIVAIGSELLLGGRLDTNSLFLTDELASLGVEVRWKTAVGDDEKDIADVITVAAQRAAVVVITGGLGPTVDDKTREALADVMHRPLRRDAVAFKSMTQWLAASGRTPTASQMRQALIPTGATVLTNSVGSAPGFYVKWKGALLIALPGVPAEAREMFAKEAGPIIAARRSSGPKDRIERRALQTYGILEADLDDRLHSAVPIRHGIRLGLLASPLGVTITLTACGGASTGAVLEQAVHAIRKELGGLIYAEGAETMEDVVGRMLAARKMTIAIAESCTGGLIGHRLTQVAGSSAYLDRSLVCYSNQAKLDLLDVPKAILTRHGAVSSEVAAAMAKGVRERSGVGVGLSVTGIAGPGGATSLKPVGLVYVGLDAGGAGVLAKEFRFHGPRDVIKLRAAQAALNLLRQWLPVAQVGAFSMKQEA; encoded by the coding sequence ATGGCATTACGGAAAGCGGAAATCGTCGCCATCGGGTCCGAACTGCTGCTGGGCGGTCGGCTGGATACCAATTCGTTGTTTCTAACGGACGAACTGGCCTCGCTGGGCGTCGAAGTGCGCTGGAAAACCGCGGTGGGTGATGACGAAAAGGATATTGCCGATGTCATCACCGTGGCCGCGCAGCGCGCGGCTGTTGTGGTGATCACCGGCGGGCTCGGTCCGACCGTAGACGACAAGACGCGGGAGGCGCTTGCCGATGTGATGCACCGGCCGCTGCGTCGCGATGCGGTCGCGTTCAAGAGCATGACGCAGTGGCTCGCAGCCTCGGGGCGCACGCCCACGGCGTCGCAGATGCGCCAGGCCCTGATTCCAACAGGGGCCACGGTACTGACCAATTCGGTCGGGTCGGCTCCGGGGTTCTATGTCAAATGGAAGGGGGCGCTGCTGATCGCGCTCCCAGGCGTACCGGCGGAAGCAAGGGAAATGTTTGCGAAGGAAGCAGGGCCCATAATCGCAGCGCGGCGCTCATCCGGTCCGAAAGACCGCATAGAGCGCCGTGCGTTGCAGACCTACGGTATTCTTGAAGCCGATCTGGACGACCGGCTGCACAGTGCCGTGCCTATCCGGCACGGCATCCGGCTCGGCCTGCTGGCGTCGCCGCTTGGTGTGACGATCACGCTCACGGCCTGCGGAGGAGCCTCGACCGGTGCAGTGCTGGAGCAGGCTGTTCACGCGATCCGCAAGGAACTGGGCGGGCTGATTTATGCCGAGGGGGCGGAGACGATGGAGGATGTCGTCGGGCGGATGCTCGCGGCGCGCAAGATGACGATTGCGATTGCGGAATCCTGCACGGGGGGCTTGATCGGCCATCGGCTCACACAGGTGGCCGGCAGCTCGGCTTATCTGGATCGGTCGCTGGTGTGCTACAGCAATCAAGCCAAGCTGGATCTGCTCGATGTGCCGAAGGCTATTTTAACGCGCCACGGTGCCGTCAGCTCAGAAGTGGCCGCCGCCATGGCTAAGGGCGTGCGTGAGCGCAGCGGCGTCGGGGTCGGACTCAGCGTAACGGGCATTGCTGGTCCCGGCGGCGCCACGTCACTCAAACCGGTTGGGCTGGTGTATGTCGGGCTCGATGCGGGCGGTGCCGGTGTGTTGGCCAAGGAGTTTCGGTTCCACGGTCCGCGTGATGTGATCAAGCTGCGCGCGGCGCAGGCGGCGTTGAATTTATTGCGACAGTGGTTGCCGGTGGCACAGGTAGGGGCGTTCAGTATGAAGCAGGAAGCATGA